In Helicoverpa armigera isolate CAAS_96S chromosome 20, ASM3070526v1, whole genome shotgun sequence, one DNA window encodes the following:
- the LOC110373497 gene encoding ATP synthase subunit d, mitochondrial, translating to MAKRISASAIKWKELEKRVPPEQSANFFAFKGKSEGYLRRMLASPAEPPKINWDQYKKLVPVPGLVEKFQSQYTSLKIPYPEDKLSASVDKQWEELKPQIAKFSEEMKKLIEKSEAEIKRINALPKFEDMTMEMVRERFPEIALDPVGKPTFWPHSDDEQLGYVDPTQKIGK from the exons atggcaAAGAGAATATCTGCGAGTGCTATAAAATGGAAGGAGTTAGAAAAGAGAGTGCCACCTGAGCAATCAGCAAACTTTTTTGCTTTCAAGGGAAAATCTGAGGGATATTTGCGCCG CATGCTAGCGAGTCCTGCGGAGCCACCTAAGATAAACTGGGATCAGTATAAAAAATTGGTTCCCGTACCAGGGCTTGTGGAAAAGTTTCAGTCTCAATATACATCATTGAAGATCCCTTACCCAGAGGATAAGCTGAGTGCTTCAGTCGACAAACAGTGGGAAGAGTTGAAGCCACAGATCGCGAAGTTCAGTGAAGAAATGAAGAAGCTAATAGAAAA GAGTGAAGCAGAAATAAAGAGAATAAATGCTTTACCGAAATTCGAAGATATGACCATGGAAATGGTGCGCGAAAGATTTCCTGAAATCGCTTTAGATCCTGTGGGCAAGCCTACTTTCTGGCCACATAGCGACGATGAGCAACTGGGATATGTGGACCCGACTCAAAAAATAGGCAAATAA